In Streptomyces sp. NBC_01426, one genomic interval encodes:
- a CDS encoding ABC transporter ATP-binding protein, producing the protein MTDTVMTDTVIRAEELRRRYAGGFEAVRGVSFSVGRGEIFALLGTNGAGKTSTVELLEGLAAPDGGRVRVFGLDPYRQRAEVRPRTGIMLQDGGFPSDLTVAETVRMWAGVTTGAQPGAEVLELVGLAARSSVRIKQLSGGERRRLDLALALLGRPEVLFLDEPTTGMDPEGRRDTWALVRELRERGTTVLLTTHYLEEAAELADRLAILHEGEPVLTGTPAEVSATRPSRIRFTLPEAVPAARLPLSLRAAADGRQVEIRTERLQESLGELLRWAHEAAVELIGLDARSASLEEAFLEIARSRRSPLSGARTDEDERAGIR; encoded by the coding sequence ATGACCGACACAGTGATGACCGACACGGTGATCCGGGCCGAGGAACTGCGACGCCGTTACGCCGGCGGCTTCGAGGCCGTCCGCGGCGTCTCCTTCTCCGTGGGGCGCGGCGAGATCTTCGCCCTGCTCGGGACGAACGGGGCGGGCAAGACGTCCACCGTGGAACTCCTGGAGGGACTGGCCGCGCCCGACGGCGGTCGGGTGCGGGTCTTCGGGCTCGACCCGTACAGGCAGCGGGCCGAGGTCCGGCCGCGCACCGGGATCATGCTCCAGGACGGCGGCTTCCCCTCCGACCTGACCGTCGCCGAGACCGTCCGGATGTGGGCCGGGGTGACCACGGGCGCCCAACCCGGGGCGGAGGTCCTGGAGCTGGTCGGGCTGGCCGCCCGGTCCTCCGTACGGATCAAGCAGCTGTCCGGCGGTGAGCGGCGGCGGCTCGATCTGGCGCTGGCCCTGCTGGGGCGGCCGGAGGTGCTGTTCCTCGACGAGCCGACCACCGGCATGGACCCCGAGGGCCGCCGGGACACCTGGGCGCTGGTGCGGGAACTGCGCGAACGGGGCACCACGGTGTTGCTGACCACGCACTACCTGGAGGAGGCGGCGGAGCTCGCCGACCGGCTGGCGATCCTCCACGAGGGGGAACCGGTGCTGACCGGCACGCCCGCGGAGGTGAGCGCGACGCGGCCCTCCCGGATCCGTTTCACGCTCCCGGAGGCGGTGCCCGCGGCGCGGCTGCCGCTGTCCCTGCGGGCGGCGGCGGACGGACGGCAGGTGGAGATCCGTACCGAACGGCTCCAGGAGAGCCTGGGGGAACTGCTGCGCTGGGCGCACGAGGCCGCGGTGGAGCTGATCGGGCTCGACGCCCGGTCCGCCTCGCTGGAGGAGGCCTTCCTGGAGATCGCACGGAGCCGCCGGAGCCCCCTGTCCGGCGCCCGGACCGACGAGGACGAGAGGGCGGGAATCCGATGA
- the purS gene encoding phosphoribosylformylglycinamidine synthase subunit PurS codes for MPVARVVVDVMLKPEILDPQGQAVQRALPRLGFEGIADVRQGKRFELEVEGPVDQAALDRIHKMAETFLANTVIEDFTVKVEA; via the coding sequence GTGCCAGTGGCACGCGTCGTAGTCGACGTCATGCTCAAGCCGGAGATCCTCGACCCCCAGGGCCAGGCGGTGCAGCGTGCACTGCCGCGGCTGGGCTTCGAGGGAATCGCCGACGTCCGCCAGGGGAAGCGCTTCGAACTGGAGGTGGAGGGACCGGTCGACCAGGCCGCCCTCGACCGCATCCACAAGATGGCCGAAACCTTCCTCGCCAACACCGTCATCGAAGACTTCACCGTGAAGGTCGAGGCCTGA
- a CDS encoding ABC transporter permease: MSMPNLTAPRLSPRRLTALGRSELTLLRRNRAALSMALLMPAAMVFLLRSTLADADERSAAALGRATLSGGIGLVLLLVVYMNLVSAYVARREELVLKRLRTGEAGDLEILAGTALPAAVVALGQIGVLVLAGAVALDAPMPDNPLLLIVAVLAAIVLLAGLSALTSSFTRSVESAGITTVPLLLVSLLGSGLFVPMDSLPRTLASVCELLPLSGVMTLVRGAWDSAPAGDLTGAALLTVAWTVTSVFAVHRWFRWEPRR; encoded by the coding sequence ATGAGCATGCCGAACCTGACCGCACCGCGCCTGAGCCCCCGGCGGCTCACCGCCCTGGGCCGCTCCGAGCTGACCCTGCTGCGGCGCAATCGGGCCGCGCTGTCCATGGCCCTGTTGATGCCGGCGGCCATGGTGTTCCTGCTGCGCTCGACGCTCGCCGACGCGGACGAGCGGAGCGCCGCGGCCCTCGGCCGGGCCACCCTGAGCGGCGGCATCGGACTCGTCCTGCTCCTGGTCGTCTACATGAACCTGGTCTCCGCGTACGTGGCCCGGCGCGAGGAACTCGTCCTCAAGCGGCTGCGCACCGGCGAGGCGGGCGACCTGGAGATCCTCGCCGGCACCGCGCTGCCGGCCGCGGTCGTCGCCCTCGGGCAGATCGGCGTCCTCGTCCTGGCCGGGGCGGTCGCCCTGGACGCGCCGATGCCGGACAACCCGCTGCTCCTGATCGTCGCGGTACTCGCGGCGATCGTGCTGCTGGCCGGGTTGTCGGCGCTGACCAGCTCCTTCACCCGGAGCGTGGAGAGCGCGGGCATCACCACGGTGCCGCTGCTGCTGGTGAGCCTGCTCGGCTCGGGCCTGTTCGTACCGATGGACAGCCTGCCGCGGACGCTGGCATCGGTGTGCGAACTGCTTCCCCTGAGCGGCGTCATGACGCTGGTGCGGGGCGCCTGGGACAGCGCGCCGGCCGGGGACCTGACCGGGGCCGCGCTCCTCACGGTGGCCTGGACCGTGACGAGCGTGTTTGCTGTCCACCGGTGGTTCCGGTGGGAACCGCGGCGCTAG
- a CDS encoding response regulator transcription factor produces MNPVPATGGAGVSPVRVLLADDEHLIRGALAALLALEDDLLVVAEAASGPEALAMARAHRPDVAVLDLQMPGADGVSVATSLRSELPGCKVMIVTSHGRPGHLKRALAAGVRAFAPKTVSAQRLAELIRTVHAGGRYVDPELAADAISAGDSPLTAREAEVLELAADGAPIAEIAERASLTQGTVRNYLSSAATKLGAENRHTAVRLARRRGWV; encoded by the coding sequence ATGAACCCCGTACCCGCGACTGGAGGTGCGGGCGTGAGCCCCGTACGCGTACTGCTCGCCGACGACGAGCACCTGATCCGCGGCGCCCTGGCCGCGCTGTTGGCCCTGGAGGACGATCTGCTGGTCGTCGCGGAGGCGGCGTCGGGGCCGGAGGCGCTGGCGATGGCCCGGGCGCACCGGCCGGACGTGGCGGTGCTGGACCTGCAGATGCCGGGGGCGGACGGTGTGAGTGTCGCCACATCGTTGCGGTCCGAACTCCCCGGCTGCAAGGTCATGATCGTGACCAGTCACGGCCGGCCCGGCCACCTCAAGCGGGCCCTCGCGGCGGGCGTGCGGGCCTTCGCGCCGAAGACGGTGTCGGCGCAGCGTCTGGCCGAGCTGATCCGGACCGTGCACGCCGGAGGCCGTTACGTGGACCCCGAGTTGGCCGCCGACGCGATCAGCGCGGGGGACTCCCCGTTGACCGCCCGGGAGGCGGAGGTGCTGGAACTCGCGGCGGACGGGGCGCCGATCGCGGAGATCGCGGAGCGGGCCTCGCTCACGCAGGGAACGGTGCGCAACTACCTGTCCTCGGCGGCGACGAAGCTGGGGGCCGAGAACCGGCACACGGCAGTGCGTCTCGCACGCCGGCGAGGTTGGGTATAG
- a CDS encoding N,N-dimethylformamidase beta subunit family domain-containing protein: MSADQIRRWESGALAHAVNDPFGQGPLPWFRGSELYFDDTGQVVPWYVDPAVAPGQIPRARSGGGPLTADDVHRQIKGFASTGAVSPGEAIDFHITVDPPQQFSVDIYRIGHYAGDGASKIHSSPRLSGIVQPAPLTADRTVSCHHWWLSWRLQVPSYWNVGAYVAVLTTVDGYRSHIPFTVRDDEPADLLLLLPDITWQAYNLYPEDGHTGASLYHAWDEQGRLLGEGDAATTVSFDRPYAGAGLPLHVGHAYDFIRWAERYGYDIAYADTRDLHAGRVDPTRYRGLVFPGHDEYWSAPMRRTVERAREHGTSLVFLSANTMYWQVELAPSPSGVEDRLLTCRKRRGPGRPSLWREVDRPEQQLLGIQYAGRVPEPAPLIVRNSTHWLWDSTGASENDELDGLVAGEADRYFPRTQLPEHQDRILLAHSPYLDTEGAKRHQETSLYRSPSGAWVFASGTFAWSPALDRPGHVDERIQRATANLLDRICKHD; the protein is encoded by the coding sequence ATGAGTGCGGACCAGATCCGGCGGTGGGAATCAGGTGCGCTCGCGCACGCGGTGAACGATCCCTTCGGGCAGGGACCGCTGCCCTGGTTCCGGGGGAGCGAGCTGTACTTCGACGACACCGGCCAGGTCGTCCCCTGGTACGTCGACCCCGCCGTCGCCCCCGGCCAGATCCCGCGCGCCCGCAGCGGCGGCGGCCCGCTCACCGCCGATGACGTCCACCGGCAGATCAAAGGCTTCGCGTCCACCGGAGCGGTCTCCCCCGGCGAGGCGATCGACTTCCACATCACCGTGGACCCGCCCCAACAGTTCTCCGTCGACATCTACCGCATCGGCCATTACGCGGGTGACGGCGCCAGCAAGATCCACTCCAGTCCCCGGCTCTCCGGCATCGTCCAGCCGGCCCCGCTCACCGCCGACCGGACGGTCTCCTGCCACCACTGGTGGCTGTCCTGGCGGCTCCAGGTCCCCTCGTACTGGAACGTCGGCGCGTACGTGGCCGTCCTGACGACCGTCGACGGCTACCGCTCCCACATCCCCTTCACGGTCCGCGACGACGAGCCCGCCGACCTGCTGCTCCTGCTGCCCGACATCACCTGGCAGGCCTACAACCTCTACCCGGAGGACGGCCACACGGGCGCGAGCCTCTACCACGCCTGGGACGAGCAGGGCCGTCTCCTCGGGGAGGGGGACGCCGCCACCACCGTCTCCTTCGACCGCCCCTACGCGGGCGCCGGCCTGCCGCTCCACGTGGGCCACGCCTACGACTTCATCCGCTGGGCCGAGCGCTACGGCTACGACATCGCCTACGCCGACACCCGGGACCTGCACGCCGGCCGCGTCGATCCCACCCGCTACCGGGGCCTGGTCTTCCCCGGGCACGACGAGTACTGGTCGGCCCCCATGCGCCGCACCGTCGAGCGCGCCCGCGAGCACGGCACCTCGCTCGTGTTCCTCTCTGCCAACACCATGTACTGGCAGGTCGAACTGGCCCCTTCCCCGTCCGGGGTCGAGGACCGGCTCCTCACCTGCCGCAAGCGGCGCGGACCCGGCCGCCCCAGCCTGTGGCGCGAGGTCGACCGCCCCGAACAGCAACTGCTCGGCATCCAGTACGCGGGGCGGGTCCCCGAGCCCGCGCCCCTGATCGTGCGCAACTCCACGCACTGGCTCTGGGACTCCACCGGCGCCTCCGAGAACGACGAGCTCGACGGACTGGTCGCCGGCGAGGCCGACCGGTACTTCCCGCGCACCCAGCTTCCCGAGCACCAGGACCGCATCCTGCTCGCGCACTCCCCGTACCTCGACACCGAGGGCGCCAAGCGCCATCAGGAGACGTCCTTGTACCGGTCGCCCAGCGGAGCCTGGGTGTTCGCGTCCGGGACCTTCGCCTGGTCCCCGGCACTCGACCGCCCCGGCCACGTGGACGAACGGATCCAGCGGGCCACGGCCAATCTCCTCGACCGGATCTGCAAACACGACTGA
- the purD gene encoding phosphoribosylamine--glycine ligase: MKVLVIGGGAREHALCRSLSLDPDVNALYCAPGNAGISEVAELRPVDALDGDAVARLAVELGAELVVVGPEAPLVAGVGDAVRASGIPVFGPSADAARLEGSKAFAKDVMAAAGVPTARSYVCTTPEEVDAALDAFGAPYVVKDDGLAAGKGVVVTDDLAAARAHALACDRVVIEEFLDGPEVSLFAITDGVTVLPLQPAQDFKRALDGDEGPNTGGMGAYSPLPWADPKLVDEVMASVLQPTVDELRRRDTPFSGLLYAGLAITSRGVRVIEFNARFGDPETQVVLARLRTPLASVLLNAARGTLDTEPPLAWHDDAAVTVVIASHNYPETPRTGDPIEGLADVAAQDAPHAYVLHAGTRLAGDSVVSAGGRVLSVTATGSDLAQARERAYKAVARIRLDGSQHRTDIAAKAAEGR; the protein is encoded by the coding sequence GTGAAGGTCCTCGTCATCGGCGGCGGCGCCCGCGAACACGCCCTGTGCCGCTCTCTGTCCCTCGACCCCGACGTCAACGCCCTGTACTGCGCTCCCGGCAACGCCGGGATCTCCGAGGTGGCCGAACTGCGCCCGGTCGACGCCCTCGACGGTGACGCGGTGGCGCGCCTCGCCGTCGAGCTCGGCGCCGAGCTGGTCGTCGTCGGACCGGAGGCCCCGCTGGTCGCCGGGGTCGGCGATGCCGTCCGCGCGTCCGGCATCCCCGTCTTCGGCCCCTCCGCCGACGCGGCCCGACTGGAGGGCTCCAAGGCCTTCGCCAAGGACGTGATGGCCGCGGCGGGGGTTCCGACCGCGCGCAGCTACGTGTGCACCACCCCGGAAGAGGTGGACGCGGCCCTCGACGCCTTCGGCGCCCCGTACGTCGTCAAGGACGACGGCCTCGCCGCCGGCAAGGGCGTCGTGGTCACCGACGACCTCGCCGCCGCCCGCGCCCACGCGCTGGCCTGCGACCGGGTCGTCATCGAGGAGTTCCTCGACGGCCCCGAGGTCTCCCTCTTCGCCATCACCGACGGCGTCACCGTCCTGCCCCTCCAGCCCGCGCAGGACTTCAAGCGCGCGCTCGACGGCGACGAGGGCCCGAACACCGGTGGCATGGGCGCGTACTCCCCGCTCCCCTGGGCCGACCCGAAGCTGGTCGACGAGGTCATGGCCTCCGTGCTCCAGCCCACCGTCGACGAACTCCGCCGCCGCGACACCCCCTTCTCGGGGCTGCTGTACGCCGGCCTGGCGATCACCTCGCGCGGGGTTCGGGTCATCGAGTTCAACGCCCGCTTCGGCGACCCCGAGACCCAGGTCGTCCTCGCCCGCCTGCGCACCCCGCTCGCGAGCGTGCTGCTGAACGCGGCCCGGGGCACCCTGGACACCGAGCCGCCGCTCGCCTGGCACGACGACGCCGCCGTCACCGTCGTCATCGCCTCGCACAACTACCCCGAGACCCCGCGCACCGGGGACCCGATCGAGGGCCTCGCCGACGTGGCCGCGCAGGACGCCCCGCACGCGTACGTGCTGCACGCCGGGACCCGCCTCGCCGGCGACTCCGTCGTCAGCGCGGGCGGTCGCGTCCTCTCGGTGACGGCGACCGGTTCCGATCTGGCACAGGCCCGCGAGAGGGCGTATAAGGCCGTCGCCCGCATCCGCCTCGACGGTTCGCAGCACCGCACGGACATCGCGGCGAAGGCCGCCGAAGGCCGCTGA
- the purQ gene encoding phosphoribosylformylglycinamidine synthase subunit PurQ encodes MTTRIGVVTFPGTLDDRDSLRAIRIAGAEPVSLWHRDKDLHQVDAVVLAGGFSYGDYLRAGAISRFSPVMETIIEQARAGMPVLGICNGFQVLTEAHLLPGAMLRNNHLHFICRDQKLRVENAETAWTGDYTAGQEISVPLKNMDGRYTADERVLDELEAEGRVAFRYLDGNPNGSLRDIAGITNAAGNVVGLMPHPEHAVEPLIGTGRTDGLPFFTSVLKKLVSA; translated from the coding sequence GTGACCACTCGCATCGGAGTCGTCACGTTCCCCGGAACGCTCGACGACCGTGACTCGCTGCGCGCCATCCGCATCGCGGGAGCCGAGCCGGTCTCGCTGTGGCACCGCGACAAGGACCTGCACCAGGTCGACGCGGTCGTCCTCGCGGGCGGCTTCTCCTACGGTGACTACCTGCGCGCCGGGGCCATCTCCCGCTTCTCGCCGGTGATGGAGACCATCATCGAGCAGGCCAGGGCCGGCATGCCGGTCCTCGGCATCTGCAACGGCTTCCAGGTCCTCACCGAGGCCCACCTGCTGCCGGGGGCGATGCTCCGCAACAACCACCTGCACTTCATCTGCCGCGACCAGAAGTTGCGCGTGGAGAACGCGGAGACCGCGTGGACCGGCGACTACACCGCCGGCCAGGAGATCTCCGTACCGCTCAAGAACATGGACGGCCGCTACACCGCCGACGAGCGCGTGCTGGACGAACTGGAGGCCGAAGGGCGAGTGGCCTTCCGGTACCTGGACGGGAACCCGAACGGTTCGCTGCGCGACATCGCCGGCATCACCAACGCCGCGGGCAACGTCGTCGGCCTCATGCCGCACCCCGAGCACGCGGTGGAACCGCTGATCGGGACGGGCCGCACCGACGGTCTCCCGTTCTTCACCTCGGTCCTGAAGAAGCTGGTCAGCGCATGA
- a CDS encoding sensor histidine kinase yields the protein MSKLTGWWKNRSSAGKVELYTRWSFHLFVAIEILTFGLGGLVLGPRDVPGSAEVGLLVLMCVHSVLVGFLSSRALDWLVGRRDRPVWVAVATVAVTAFGCVAVLVLRRTGHVDEAVAPMLVTGMTCFASGSLVMCLEKVRHMWGVAPAHAVATGLTVVAVGLPVQEGVGYAIGVLLSGLFLSFACGFSAWLLRIVYELDRARELQAQLAVAEERLRFGRDLHDVMGRNLAVIALKSELAVQLARRGRPEAVEQMIEVQRIARESQREVRDVVRGYREADLAVELEGARGVLSAAGMDCRVEFEARRALPVEVQSALGWVVREATTNVLRHGDAQSCLIRLAEAADGSGALTLLVENDGAPELPAGPPGSGLAGLRERLAVVDGTLSAGPSEGGRFRLLARIPEQRLTVRA from the coding sequence GTGTCGAAGCTGACCGGGTGGTGGAAGAACCGCAGCAGCGCGGGGAAGGTCGAGCTGTACACACGCTGGTCGTTCCACCTCTTCGTGGCGATCGAGATCCTGACCTTCGGACTCGGCGGCCTGGTCCTCGGCCCGCGGGACGTGCCGGGCTCCGCCGAAGTGGGCCTGCTGGTGCTGATGTGCGTGCACTCCGTACTCGTCGGGTTCCTCTCCTCCCGGGCGCTGGACTGGTTGGTGGGGCGCCGGGACCGGCCCGTGTGGGTGGCGGTGGCGACGGTGGCCGTGACGGCCTTCGGATGTGTCGCGGTCCTCGTCCTGCGCCGGACCGGGCACGTCGACGAGGCCGTCGCCCCGATGCTGGTGACGGGCATGACCTGCTTCGCCTCCGGCTCGCTGGTGATGTGCCTGGAGAAGGTCCGGCACATGTGGGGGGTCGCGCCGGCCCATGCCGTGGCCACCGGTCTGACGGTGGTCGCCGTGGGGCTGCCGGTACAGGAGGGCGTCGGGTATGCCATCGGGGTGCTGCTGAGCGGTCTGTTCCTCAGCTTCGCCTGTGGCTTCTCGGCGTGGCTGCTGCGGATCGTGTACGAACTCGACCGCGCCCGGGAGCTCCAGGCGCAGCTCGCGGTGGCCGAGGAACGGCTGCGGTTCGGCCGGGACCTGCACGACGTGATGGGGCGCAACCTGGCGGTCATCGCCCTCAAGAGCGAGCTGGCGGTACAACTGGCCCGGCGCGGTCGTCCCGAGGCGGTGGAGCAGATGATCGAGGTCCAGCGGATCGCCCGGGAGTCGCAGCGCGAGGTACGGGACGTCGTACGCGGCTACCGGGAGGCGGACCTGGCGGTGGAGCTGGAGGGTGCGCGCGGGGTGCTGAGCGCGGCCGGGATGGACTGCCGGGTCGAGTTCGAGGCCCGGCGGGCCCTGCCCGTGGAGGTGCAGTCGGCCCTGGGCTGGGTGGTCCGGGAGGCGACCACCAACGTCCTGCGGCACGGCGACGCGCAGAGCTGCCTGATCCGGCTGGCCGAGGCCGCCGACGGATCGGGCGCGCTGACCCTGCTGGTGGAGAACGACGGGGCCCCCGAGCTGCCGGCCGGTCCGCCCGGTTCGGGGCTGGCGGGGCTGCGCGAGCGCCTCGCGGTGGTCGACGGAACGCTGTCGGCGGGCCCCTCCGAGGGCGGCCGGTTCCGGCTGCTGGCGCGGATCCCCGAACAACGACTGACGGTGCGGGCATGA
- a CDS encoding histone-like nucleoid-structuring protein Lsr2, producing MAQRVVVTISDDIDGGEAAETVVFALDGKSYEIDLNVANAKKLRKGLAPFVAAGRRQARSGKAYKHTAIAPDPAVVRAWARSNQHDVPPRGRIPKRVYEAYNAAH from the coding sequence GTGGCGCAGCGCGTAGTAGTCACGATCTCCGACGACATCGATGGCGGAGAAGCGGCGGAAACGGTCGTGTTCGCACTGGACGGTAAGTCGTACGAGATCGACCTCAATGTCGCCAACGCAAAGAAACTGCGGAAGGGCCTCGCCCCCTTCGTGGCCGCCGGCCGTCGACAGGCTCGCTCGGGGAAGGCGTACAAGCACACGGCGATCGCCCCCGATCCGGCGGTCGTCCGGGCCTGGGCCCGGTCCAACCAGCACGACGTGCCGCCGCGCGGTCGCATCCCCAAGCGGGTCTACGAGGCCTACAACGCTGCCCACTGA
- a CDS encoding phosphoribosylaminoimidazolesuccinocarboxamide synthase — MSGFVEKPEPAQVPGLVHLHTGKVRDLYRDEDGNLVMVASDRMSAFDWVLPTEIPDKGRVLTQLSLWWFDQLKELVPNHVIGTTLPAGAPADWAGRTLICQNLDMVPIECVARGYLTGSGLAEYDRTRTVCGLGLPEGLVDGSELPGPIFTPAAKAEVGEHDENVSYEEVARTVGTETAALLRQATLAVYTRARNIARDRGILLADTKFEFGFGADGTLVAADEVLTPDSSRFWPADQWKPGRAQPSFDKQYVRDWLASPASGWDRTGELPPPALPQEVVEQTRAKYIEAYERLTGLTWTEKTGR; from the coding sequence GTGTCCGGATTCGTCGAAAAGCCCGAGCCGGCTCAGGTGCCGGGCCTCGTCCACCTCCACACCGGCAAGGTCCGCGATCTCTACCGCGACGAGGACGGCAACCTCGTCATGGTCGCCAGCGACCGGATGTCCGCCTTCGACTGGGTCCTGCCCACCGAGATCCCGGACAAGGGCCGGGTCCTGACCCAGCTCTCCCTGTGGTGGTTCGACCAGCTCAAGGAACTCGTGCCGAACCACGTCATCGGCACCACCCTGCCCGCCGGCGCCCCCGCCGACTGGGCCGGCCGCACCCTGATCTGCCAGAACCTCGACATGGTCCCGATCGAGTGCGTGGCCCGCGGCTACCTCACCGGCTCCGGCCTCGCCGAGTACGACCGGACCCGTACGGTCTGCGGACTCGGCCTGCCCGAGGGCCTCGTGGACGGTTCGGAGCTGCCCGGCCCCATCTTCACCCCGGCCGCCAAGGCCGAGGTCGGCGAGCACGACGAGAACGTCTCCTACGAGGAGGTCGCGCGCACCGTCGGCACCGAGACGGCCGCGCTGCTGCGCCAGGCCACCCTGGCCGTCTACACCCGCGCCCGGAACATCGCCCGCGACCGGGGCATCCTCCTGGCCGACACCAAGTTCGAGTTCGGCTTCGGGGCCGACGGGACGCTGGTCGCCGCCGACGAGGTGCTGACCCCGGACTCCTCGCGGTTCTGGCCGGCCGACCAGTGGAAGCCGGGTCGCGCCCAGCCCTCCTTCGACAAGCAGTACGTCCGCGACTGGCTGGCCTCCCCCGCCTCGGGCTGGGACCGCACCGGCGAACTTCCGCCCCCGGCCCTGCCGCAGGAGGTCGTGGAGCAGACCCGCGCCAAGTACATCGAGGCGTACGAGCGGCTCACCGGCCTGACCTGGACCGAGAAGACCGGCCGCTGA